One Clostridium estertheticum DNA segment encodes these proteins:
- a CDS encoding HD domain-containing protein gives MDIVKAWEIIAAIDVGANYLKMTIGEINTDGEVIILEDVVKPTNIGKDTFSKERISVETIHKTCEDLKGFVKLMTDYKIKSYKVVATSGIRDAENKQYVLEQIRLRTGLNIEAINIAEEQFFMLKAVRNHLNSIDIKESEQSLIVNITSGAVETSIYEGGKLKFTEHVKIGSLRIREALSELESKTIDFSETMEQYIESKIYGLKPQIKKFEIHHFLGLGGELNIICQIIRKKKGVNKKDYYIKKEALISLIVEIGNMDNFEIKTIFGLSNKTAELLLPSVLIFYCFLKMTKVEGIQVPKLSLRQGILYNLADEILNISRKKESINDIISSVWYIGDKYQIDKNHSVFVEKFSLEIFDNTKKLHKLGDRERLYLQVAAILHDVGGFISANDHDFHSYNIIRSQSIIGFSDIELELIASATRYHAEDIPITAHKNYRYLSDSDKMVVSTLAAILKLSEALDISHIQKIKEMKLVGTKDSLFFNLKSEEDIILEEWEFSKHVDFFEQVIGVKPIL, from the coding sequence ATGGACATCGTTAAAGCATGGGAAATTATTGCGGCTATTGATGTAGGTGCTAATTATTTAAAAATGACAATTGGGGAAATAAATACAGATGGAGAAGTAATCATTTTAGAGGATGTAGTAAAACCTACAAATATAGGTAAAGATACCTTTTCTAAAGAGAGAATCTCTGTTGAGACAATACATAAGACTTGTGAAGATTTAAAAGGGTTTGTGAAGCTTATGACGGATTATAAGATCAAGTCTTATAAGGTGGTAGCAACTAGTGGTATAAGGGACGCTGAGAATAAACAGTATGTTCTAGAACAAATAAGGCTTAGAACTGGGTTAAATATAGAAGCAATAAACATCGCAGAAGAACAATTTTTTATGTTAAAGGCAGTTAGAAACCATTTAAATTCAATAGATATTAAAGAATCAGAACAATCTTTAATTGTTAATATTACCTCAGGCGCAGTTGAGACATCAATATATGAAGGTGGTAAATTGAAATTTACTGAACATGTAAAGATTGGATCTCTAAGAATAAGAGAAGCACTATCTGAATTAGAATCAAAGACAATTGATTTTTCAGAGACTATGGAGCAGTATATAGAAAGTAAGATTTATGGACTAAAACCTCAAATTAAAAAATTTGAAATTCATCACTTTTTAGGGTTAGGTGGAGAGTTAAATATAATTTGCCAGATTATAAGGAAAAAGAAAGGAGTTAATAAGAAAGATTATTATATTAAAAAGGAAGCATTGATTTCACTTATAGTGGAAATTGGTAATATGGATAATTTCGAAATTAAAACCATCTTTGGACTTTCTAATAAAACTGCAGAACTTCTGTTACCCTCAGTACTAATTTTTTATTGTTTTCTTAAAATGACTAAGGTAGAGGGAATTCAAGTTCCAAAGTTATCACTTAGGCAAGGAATTTTATATAATTTAGCTGATGAAATACTAAATATTTCAAGAAAAAAAGAATCAATAAATGATATCATTAGCTCTGTTTGGTATATAGGCGACAAATATCAAATTGATAAAAACCATTCGGTTTTTGTTGAAAAGTTTTCACTTGAAATTTTTGATAACACGAAGAAATTACATAAGCTAGGAGATAGGGAAAGGCTTTATTTGCAGGTTGCAGCTATTCTCCATGATGTGGGTGGCTTTATAAGTGCTAACGATCATGATTTTCATTCCTATAATATAATAAGATCTCAAAGTATTATTGGATTTTCAGACATAGAACTTGAGCTTATTGCAAGTGCAACTAGATACCACGCAGAAGACATTCCTATAACAGCTCATAAAAACTATAGATATTTAAGTGATTCAGATAAAATGGTGGTATCTACCTTAGCTGCAATATTAAAGCTTTCTGAAGCTTTAGATATATCGCATATTCAAAAGATAAAAGAAATGAAATTAGTAGGAACTAAGGATAGCTTGTTTTTCAATTTAAAATCTGAGGAAGATATTATTTTAGAAGAATGGGAATTCTCTAAGCATGTAGATTTTTTTGAACAAGTAATTGGTGTAAAACCAATACTATAA
- a CDS encoding ATP-binding protein, translated as MKKIMKLQTKLTILVIIVVFISISIIIFFVTSWMTSNIESEVKTNIMNVAEIVAHSPEIKKALEIKDENKIIGSDVDTLLKTVSQIEYIIVVGMDGTRYSHPDPKLIGAKFVGGDEYRVLKKGETYISEATGTLGKSLRAFTPIYNLNNNKQIGFVAVGTLTQSIENSKHKAIVYLIFIALGALTVGIIGAFLLAQNIKETLLGLEPEEITKLYNEKMSIIDAIHEGLVAIDKHGQITLINDSALKILQLEHKYNKNEIIGQKMEILFPTTRLLTITELGISEYDKEQNINNTLIMTNRVPIKDRHKVIGAIATFRDKSEVTNLAEELTGVKQILEALRANNHEFMNKLHVILGLIHIGELEEAKKYITTITEKKQKLLSEVTNKIKNPTIAALILGKFSRAAELKINLIIDEATNLENNHKNISNNVLVTIIGNLIENAMEAASKSVKDDRYVNVKILEGAKEIKIEISDSGIGIEKEYIDKIFQRGYTTKAGSSGVGLSLVKDAIDNLKGEITVVSELNNGSIITVILPVDN; from the coding sequence GTGAAAAAAATTATGAAGCTACAAACAAAACTCACTATATTAGTAATAATAGTTGTCTTTATTTCTATATCTATAATTATATTTTTTGTAACCTCATGGATGACAAGTAATATTGAAAGTGAAGTTAAAACAAATATAATGAATGTTGCTGAAATTGTTGCTCATTCACCAGAAATAAAAAAGGCATTAGAAATAAAAGATGAAAATAAAATTATAGGTTCTGACGTAGATACACTTCTCAAGACAGTATCACAAATAGAATATATTATTGTGGTTGGTATGGATGGAACAAGATATTCCCACCCTGATCCAAAGCTCATAGGAGCAAAATTTGTTGGAGGAGACGAATATAGAGTTCTAAAAAAAGGTGAAACTTATATTTCTGAAGCTACAGGGACCTTAGGTAAATCTTTAAGAGCCTTCACGCCTATATATAATTTGAATAATAACAAGCAAATAGGTTTTGTAGCTGTAGGAACTCTCACCCAAAGTATAGAAAATTCGAAGCATAAAGCTATTGTATATTTAATTTTTATTGCCTTGGGAGCTTTAACTGTAGGAATCATAGGAGCCTTTTTATTAGCTCAGAATATAAAAGAAACATTACTTGGGCTAGAACCAGAAGAGATAACAAAGCTTTATAACGAAAAAATGAGCATAATTGATGCCATTCACGAAGGCTTGGTAGCAATTGATAAACATGGTCAAATTACACTTATTAATGATTCTGCACTAAAAATATTGCAATTAGAACACAAATATAATAAAAATGAAATAATAGGGCAGAAAATGGAGATCCTATTCCCAACTACTCGTTTATTAACCATAACAGAACTTGGAATATCTGAATATGACAAAGAACAAAATATAAACAACACACTAATTATGACCAATAGAGTTCCAATAAAAGATAGGCACAAAGTAATAGGAGCAATTGCCACCTTTAGAGATAAATCTGAGGTAACTAATCTTGCCGAAGAACTTACTGGTGTAAAGCAGATACTTGAAGCGCTTAGAGCGAATAATCATGAATTTATGAATAAACTTCATGTCATACTAGGATTAATACACATTGGGGAATTAGAGGAGGCTAAAAAATATATTACTACCATTACTGAGAAAAAACAAAAACTTTTAAGTGAGGTTACAAATAAAATTAAGAACCCTACCATTGCGGCATTAATACTAGGCAAATTTAGCAGAGCAGCGGAATTGAAAATAAATTTAATCATTGATGAAGCTACGAATCTTGAGAATAACCACAAAAATATTTCTAACAATGTTTTAGTAACCATAATAGGAAATTTAATAGAAAATGCTATGGAAGCGGCTAGTAAAAGTGTAAAAGATGATAGATATGTTAATGTTAAAATCCTTGAAGGGGCTAAAGAAATTAAAATTGAGATTAGTGATTCAGGAATTGGCATAGAAAAAGAATATATAGATAAAATATTTCAAAGAGGATATACTACAAAAGCGGGAAGTTCAGGAGTTGGTCTATCTTTAGTTAAAGATGCTATTGATAATTTAAAAGGTGAAATAACTGTGGTATCGGAATTAAATAATGGAAGTATAATTACAGTAATATTACCTGTGGATAACTAA
- a CDS encoding NADP-dependent malic enzyme: MSTIQEESLKLHKELKGKIEVCSKVEVNTPHDLSLAYTPGVAEPCLVIAKNPDSVYEYTAKGNLVAVVSDGTAVLGLGDIGPMAAMPVMEGKAVLFKKFANIDAFPICLGTKDVDELVMIIKALEPTFGGINLEDISAPRCFEIEARLKKEMNIPVFHDDQHGTAIVVLSGLINALKVVKKDFADIKLVLQGAGSAGIAITKLLVKAGLKNAILVDRLGVLCPGESWMNPAQKDIAEATNPNRIRGTLTDAIKSADVFIGVSAPGTVSKDMIASMNPKAIVFAMANPTPEIFPEDALAAGAAIVATGRSDYPNQVNNVLAFPGIFRGALDVRAKDINEEMKLAAAYAIAGVLKDEELNENNIVPKPFDPRVCSCVATAVAKAARESGVARV, translated from the coding sequence AATTGCATAAAGAGTTAAAGGGTAAAATAGAGGTATGTAGTAAAGTTGAAGTGAATACTCCTCATGATTTGAGTTTAGCTTATACCCCAGGGGTTGCAGAGCCTTGTCTTGTTATAGCTAAAAATCCTGATTCAGTATATGAATATACTGCCAAAGGAAATTTGGTAGCAGTGGTATCCGATGGTACAGCAGTCCTAGGCCTTGGAGACATAGGCCCTATGGCAGCTATGCCAGTAATGGAGGGAAAAGCTGTATTGTTTAAAAAATTTGCTAATATAGATGCTTTCCCTATATGTTTAGGAACAAAAGATGTGGACGAGTTAGTTATGATTATAAAAGCATTAGAGCCCACCTTTGGAGGAATAAATTTAGAAGATATCTCCGCACCTAGATGCTTTGAGATTGAAGCAAGATTAAAGAAGGAAATGAACATACCAGTTTTTCATGATGATCAGCATGGAACCGCAATAGTAGTTTTATCAGGACTTATAAATGCTTTGAAGGTAGTAAAAAAAGATTTTGCTGATATTAAGCTAGTGCTGCAAGGAGCAGGCTCTGCAGGAATAGCTATTACTAAGCTTCTTGTTAAAGCAGGACTAAAAAACGCTATTTTAGTAGATCGTTTAGGTGTGCTTTGCCCGGGAGAGAGCTGGATGAACCCAGCTCAAAAGGATATTGCAGAAGCTACCAATCCAAATAGAATTCGCGGTACCCTTACAGATGCAATTAAAAGCGCTGATGTATTTATCGGAGTTTCAGCTCCAGGAACGGTAAGCAAAGATATGATAGCTTCTATGAATCCTAAAGCAATAGTATTTGCAATGGCAAATCCTACACCGGAAATCTTTCCAGAAGATGCATTAGCTGCAGGAGCTGCTATCGTAGCTACTGGGAGATCAGATTATCCAAATCAAGTAAATAATGTTTTGGCTTTCCCAGGTATTTTTAGAGGTGCTTTAGATGTTCGCGCAAAGGACATCAACGAAGAGATGAAACTAGCAGCAGCCTATGCTATTGCTGGAGTGTTAAAAGATGAAGAATTAAATGAAAATAACATAGTCCCTAAACCTTTTGACCCAAGAGTATGTTCTTGTGTGGCTACAGCAGTAGCAAAAGCCGCAAGAGAATCCGGTGTTGCAAGAGTTTAA
- a CDS encoding HD domain-containing protein yields the protein MLNITNYLNEEELRKVVDKYNVFDIKAHEVKVSSYALRLLDSLNPYYEFKDEERNLLRYSALLHDIGYFINKQNHQNHTKYIILKEPLLDNVPSGLRDNLAFIASSHGKFIDDAVDYYPHAEKVALLKLISLLRIADALDHSHKLNVLLETVEMKNHTLNIQIRGEDCDIILKKIKKKSYLFSKIYNIPIYVECS from the coding sequence ATGCTTAATATTACAAACTATTTAAACGAAGAGGAGCTTCGCAAAGTTGTAGATAAGTATAATGTATTTGACATTAAAGCTCATGAAGTGAAAGTTTCAAGTTATGCGTTGCGATTACTTGACTCACTGAATCCCTACTATGAATTTAAGGATGAAGAAAGAAATCTCCTGCGTTATAGTGCCCTCCTCCACGACATAGGCTATTTTATCAATAAACAAAATCATCAAAACCATACCAAATACATTATTTTAAAGGAACCACTTCTGGATAATGTTCCAAGTGGTCTTAGGGATAACTTAGCATTCATTGCTAGTAGTCATGGGAAATTTATTGACGATGCTGTGGATTATTATCCACATGCTGAAAAAGTTGCACTGCTAAAGTTAATATCTCTCCTTAGAATTGCAGATGCTCTTGATCATTCACATAAGCTCAATGTTTTACTCGAAACCGTTGAAATGAAAAACCATACTTTAAATATTCAAATTAGGGGCGAGGATTGTGACATAATATTAAAGAAAATTAAAAAGAAATCCTATTTGTTTTCAAAAATATATAATATACCAATATATGTGGAATGCTCATAA
- the ppx gene encoding exopolyphosphatase, translated as MKKIGIIDIGSNSIRLIIVQINKDNSFRVIDEIKESVRLGKDMTPEVGLNPSRIDNAIYTLAFFKKLCVMQNTNGILAVATEAVRRAPNQMEFLNRVKSELSIDIRVLTGTEEAYYDYFGAINSMDFSDALIVDIGGSSSELIFVENRKLKHSISLPFGAINLTEKFSLQKAMNNKSENAIKEFLTSLYKDIPWLKEVKNVPIIGIGGTIRNIGKLHKKKTNYPIDNLHNYRIPTNEVIDIYDQIKGKDASQRKKLKGLSKERSDIFVGATSVLVTLIEYLDLKELHVSGSGLRDGYLYEYIFKNKKPLIDVLDFSIKNNLLNYEIDIVHPNHVWMLTKTLYNELNPIINIPINPYKILKTACMLHDIGIIISYFDHNKHSSYMIANSKINGLTHKEQLMASYIAALDRKNEFKINLKLYQHLITEQDLDIVDKLSILLRISENLDRCLNGNIKMVSCNIELDTVTITVDAVADPLLEITAALDCASSFEKTFNKKLIII; from the coding sequence ATGAAGAAAATAGGCATTATTGACATAGGTTCAAATTCAATACGTTTAATAATAGTTCAAATTAATAAAGATAATTCTTTTAGAGTAATAGATGAAATAAAAGAAAGTGTTCGCCTAGGGAAAGATATGACCCCAGAGGTTGGGTTAAATCCTTCTAGAATTGATAATGCTATTTATACTTTAGCTTTCTTCAAAAAGCTATGCGTTATGCAGAATACAAATGGAATCTTAGCAGTGGCCACAGAAGCTGTACGTAGAGCACCTAATCAAATGGAATTTTTAAACCGTGTCAAATCAGAACTTTCTATTGATATTCGTGTTTTGACTGGAACAGAAGAAGCTTATTATGATTATTTTGGAGCTATTAATAGTATGGATTTTTCTGATGCGCTTATAGTGGATATTGGTGGAAGTAGTTCAGAGCTAATCTTTGTTGAAAACAGAAAATTAAAGCACTCTATTAGTTTACCTTTTGGAGCCATAAACCTTACAGAAAAATTCTCACTTCAAAAGGCAATGAATAATAAAAGTGAAAATGCTATTAAAGAATTCCTAACTTCACTTTATAAAGATATTCCTTGGTTAAAGGAGGTTAAAAATGTACCTATAATTGGAATTGGTGGTACTATAAGAAATATTGGTAAACTACATAAGAAAAAAACTAATTATCCAATAGATAATCTTCATAATTATAGAATTCCTACAAATGAGGTAATAGATATATATGATCAAATTAAGGGTAAAGATGCTTCTCAAAGAAAAAAACTTAAGGGACTTTCAAAGGAAAGATCAGATATATTTGTGGGTGCAACTTCTGTTTTAGTTACCTTAATTGAATATCTTGATCTAAAAGAGCTACATGTTAGTGGTAGTGGACTTCGCGATGGGTATTTATATGAATATATTTTTAAAAATAAGAAACCTTTAATTGATGTTCTTGATTTTTCTATAAAAAATAATTTACTTAACTATGAAATAGACATTGTACATCCAAACCACGTATGGATGCTAACTAAAACCTTGTACAATGAACTGAACCCCATTATTAACATACCAATAAATCCCTATAAAATTTTAAAAACAGCATGTATGCTTCATGATATAGGAATTATAATAAGCTATTTTGACCACAATAAGCATTCCTCTTATATGATTGCAAACTCTAAAATTAACGGGCTTACTCATAAAGAGCAACTAATGGCATCATACATAGCAGCACTTGATAGAAAAAATGAATTTAAAATAAACTTAAAATTATACCAGCATTTAATAACAGAGCAGGATTTAGACATTGTAGATAAACTAAGCATATTATTGCGAATTAGTGAAAATCTAGATAGATGCTTAAATGGCAATATAAAAATGGTTAGTTGCAATATTGAATTAGACACTGTAACCATAACTGTTGATGCAGTAGCAGATCCATTACTAGAAATAACCGCTGCCTTGGATTGTGCCTCTTCCTTTGAGAAAACATTCAATAAAAAATTAATTATTATATAA